AAGAACGACGGCAAGGCCAAGGAATCCATCCAGGTCGTCGACGTGGCCCAGCTGCTGCTGGACTCCGTCAAGACCCCCGTCGACCCGGCGGGCGACGAGGAGGCCGAGGACGCGCCGGAGCCGGAACCGGTGAAGTAACGGCGCGCACCAGCGCGCCCGCCGACGGCCGGTCCCCTGTTCGCACGGGGCCGGCCGTCGGCGGTTCCGTACCGCGGGCGCGGACGGGCAGGGCAGGACGGCGGCACCGGGCACCCCGGGCCGCGGACGACAACACGACCACAGCGGTACGGGCGGGGTGGGGACACGATGCGCAGACGGATCGCCACGGCAGCGGGGCTCGGGCTGGCCCTCCTCCTCGGCTCCTGCGGCCTGCTCTCCCCCTCCGGCGACCCGCACCGCACCGCCCCCCACCGCGCCTCGTCGCTGCCGGCCGCGCGCCCCGTCCCGGCCGGCCGGGGCAGCCAGGCCGCCGCCGACTTCAATGGCGACGGTCACCCCGATCTCGTCCTCGACAGCCTGCTCGCCCCCGCCCGCGGCCGCGACGACGACCCGGGCATCGGCATCCTCTACGGCTCCGCGCACGGACTCGCCCCGGCCACCCGGGAGTTGCTCACCCCGGCCCGCAACGCCGCCCGCACCGGCCCGGCCGTGCCCGCCGCCTTCGACGCCGAGACCGTCTGCGACCTCGACCGGGACGGCTTCAGCGATCTCGTCGTCACCACCGACCCGCCCTACGACGGCGTGGGCCGCCCGCCCGTCCCCGTCCAGCTGCTCTTCGGCTCGCCCCGGGGCCTCGGTGTCGCCCGCGCCGTGCGGCTCCGCATCCCCGACCGGGCGCGGTTCGGCAACGAATGGCCCGGCCGGCCGGTCTGCGGCGACTTCGACGGCGATGGCGCGAACGACCTGGCCGTCACCGCCTCCGGGCCCCGGATCAGCTACCTGAAGGGCCCCTTCACCCGCACCGGCGCCCCCGCGGCGGCCGGCGCCCCGCTCCCCGTCCCCGGCACCGCCCTGGCCGCCGCGGGGCCCCTCACGCCGGCCGCCGACATCGACCACGACGGCGCCGACGACCTCCTCGTACGCTCCGCCGCCCCCGGCCGCCGCGCCCGCAGCCGCCTCGCGCTCGGCGGCCCCAAGGGCCCCCTCAAGGCCGGCCCGGCCGCCTACCCGCCCGGCTACGCCACGGCCTTCGGGCGCTTCGCCGGGGCCGGGCGGGGGGTGACCTCCGTCACCGCCGACACCGGCGGTGAGCTGTCCGTCGGCGGCCGTCCCGGCCGGATCCGTACGGATACCGGCGGGGTGCCCACCCTCGCCGCCGCCGATGTGGACCACGACGGCCACCCGGATCTTGTGATCGGCGGCACCCGCCCCGCCCTGCTGAGCGGCACCGCGACCGGGCTCTCCGCCACCGTCCGCCGCCTGCCGGTGCCCCGGCTCCCCGGCGCCGGGCGCCCGTACTCCACGGTTCTCGCCCTCACCGACTTCGACGGCGACCACCGCGCCGACCTCGTCCTGTTCACCCGGCGCGGCCGCACCCACGACAGGGTCACGGTCCTCCCCGGCGGCCCGTCAGGCCTCACCGCGCGCCCCGTCCTCTCCTTCACCACAGCGGACTTCACGGCCTCCTGACGGACCGCCAGGAGATTGTGGCCGGTGGCTAATACACTTGCCCGGCGCCGGGACGCATCCGAGCATGACGCCATGAACACAGACACGGGCAGGGACACGGCTGACGACCCCGGCGCCTGGGCGCGCCCCGCACCGGGGGAGACGCCGGCCGCCCCGCCCGTCACGGTCCGGCTCGCCCTCCCGACCGACGCCCCCGCGATCGCCGCCGTCCACCAGGCGTCACGGCAGGCCACCATGCCCTACCTGCCGCCCCAGCGCCGTACCCACGACGAGGTCACCCGCTGGATCCGGGAGATCGTGCTGCCGCAGTGTCACACCTTCGTCGCCACCCGTGGCCCCGAGCTCCTGGGCTACGCGGCCGTACAGGGCGACCTGCTCGACCAGCTCTACCTCCGCCCGGACGTCCGCCGACGCGGCATCGGCACCCTCCTCCTCGACGCGGCGCGGCGGCACCGCCCCGGCGGCCTGTATCTGCACGTCTTCCAACTCAACACCGATGCAAGGGCGTTCTACGCCCACCACGGTTTCCGGGTGGTGAGCGCCGACGACGGCAGCGCCAACATGGAGAACCTTCCGGACCTCACCCTCCGCTGGACCCCGGTCCCCAGGCCGCGGTTCCCTCGGGTAAACCCGTAAGGGGCGTGCGGTGCCGGGCGCCGCGGCCTCCCGGAGACCGGGGGTGACGCCCCTTAGGGGATGTCACAGCTCAGATGCAAACCCGCGCCCGATCCCCCTGCCCGGCCACCCCGCCCGCGCAGACCAGGTACTTTCGACTATGTGGCTGGATTCAGGATGGGTCGCGGACGGGACACCCGTCCCGCGCAGAACGGACAGCAGGGGCACCAGGGGCAGCAGGCTCCGTACGGGCAGCAAGCGCCGTACGGGCAGCAGCCCCCGCCGCCGCACGGGCAGTGGCAGCAGCAGGCACCGCAGCAGTACGGCGGGCCGCAGGGGCAGCCACAGCCGCACGGGCGGCACGATGAGCCCGAGTACTTCGGCGACGGTGGCTACCAGCCCCCGCAGCAGGCCTACGCGCCCTACACGAACGACAACAACCCCGGCCACACCCAGCAGTTCAGCGTCGGTGACGCCCCGGACGCCTACGGCCCGCCCCAGGGCGGGTACGACAACGGCGCCGACGGCGGGTACGCGGACGGCGGCACCTACCGCGCCGGCCAGACCACCGCACCGCCGGCCGGCCCCCGGCTGCACTGGAAGCAGTTGCTCTCCGGCATCGTGCTGCGCCCCGATGCCACGTTCTGGCAGATGCGTGACCACGCGGTGTGGGCCCCGGCACTGATCGTCGCCTTCGTCTACGGCCTGCTCGCGGTCTTCGGCTTCGACAAGGCCCGCGAGGATGTGCTGAACGCCACCCTCTCCAACAGCATCCCGTGGGTGGCGATCACCGCCCTGATGTTCATCGTCGGCAGCCTGATCCTGGGCGCGGTCACCCACACCCTCGCCCGCCAGCTCGGCGGCGACGGCCCCTGGCAGCCGACCATCGGCCTGGCCATGCTGATCATGGCGATCTCGGACGCGCCCCGGCTGCTGTTCGCGATGTTCCTCGGCGGTGACAGCACCCTGGTCCAGGTCCTGGGCTGGCTGACCTGGCTCGCCGGCGGCTATCTGCTGACGTCCATGGTCAGCAAGACGCACGATCTGCCGTGGCCCAAGGCCCTCGGCGCCTCGTCGATCCAGCTGGTCGCGCTGCTCGCCCTGCTGAAGCTCGGCACCCTGTAAAGCCGTACCGGCCACGGCAAGGGGCCCGCCCCGGAGCACCAGACTCCGGAGCGGGCCCTTTGCCGTACGGGCAGCGACACGGTCAGGCGGCCTCGGGCCGGCTCGGGCCCCTCGGCGTTCCCTCCCGGTCCCTCAGGTCTCCTCCGGCCCTTTCAGGCCCTCTCAGTCCCCCTGTACGAACCGCTGCCCCGCCGACCCGTCGCACCCCTGCAACCGCAGTGCTTCCTTCGCCGCGCCCAGCGTCAGGCAGAGCGACGGCGCGGCGGCGGGCCGGATCGTGCCGCCACCATCCCGTACGAACTGCTGGTTGGCCGCGCCCGAGCAGTTCCACAGCACCAGCCCGGCCCCGGCCCGGTACTGCGCGCCCGGCACATCCAGGCACCGGTCCTGCGTCAGCCCCACATGCACCGACCGCTGCTCGCCGTCGTACCACCAGTCCTGGTTGCGCTGACCGTGGCAGTCCCAGCCGACGACCGCCGTCCCGTTACGGCTGGACCCGCCGGTCGCGTCCACACAACTCCCCGTACCGGCGTTCCGCAGCGGCCGGTACCTCTCGTCCCAGGCCCCCGCGTACAGCGTCGGCTGCCCGGTGCTCGCGGAGTCGGCGCAGGAGGCCTCGCGCAGTTTTGCGGCGTACAGCTGGGTCAGGCACGAGGCGAAGGCGCCGTGCCCGCGGGCGTTGGGGTGGAAGGACTGCCGCACGGAGTTCGAGTCCGGCGGAATCGGGTTGGTGAGGTTCACGTACAGCCCGCGGGCCCAGGTGTCCTCCATGCACACCTCGTGCCCGTGGAAGAGCCGCGAGGCGTCGAGGTAGGTGGCCCCCGCGTTCAGCGCGGCCCGGCGCATGCCCCGCTCGAAGGCCGGCACGGCGGTGTTGCGCCCCCAGCCCGCGTCGGAGGTGTAGCCCGTGCAGCCGCCCGGCAGCTTCCCCGGGTAGTGCGGGTTGTCCTCGACGTCCGGCCCGATCGGACTCGGATACGACATCACCACGAGCCGGTAGTCGCCGTCCGCGTACCCCGCGTCCCGCATCACGGTCCGCAGATCGCCGACGGTCCGCTCGACCTTCGGCACCAGCCCGTCGACCCGCGCCTGCCAGCCCGGCTGGTACTTCGGCTCGCAGGTGCCCTGCAGCGTGAACCAGCGCACCACGCAGTCCGTCATCACCGGCCCGAACTGCAGATCGTCATTGGCGCCGGCGACCAGCAGCACCATCTTCAGCCGGGTGTTACGGGCCGCGACGGCGAGCGCGTCGCTCTGCACCAGCTCATCGGCGTACTGCTTGCTGCCGCCGAGCACGATGTTGCCGGTGCCCGCGCCCGAGCAGGCGGCGTTGTACGTCACATCCGCCGCGATACCGGTCCGGTGGATCGCCGCGTCCGGCGACCGGTGACACCAGTTCGCCGGCCCGTCCGTGCCCGGCTCGTACGTCCCGACGCCCTCCCCCGAGATCTCGCTGTCCCCCAACGAGATCAACGAGGTCTTCCGCTCCCCGAGGGGCCGCACGGCCGGATCCCCGTAGAGCCGGGCCGCCTCCCGCGCCCGGACCTTCTCCAGCTCCGGCGCCAACGGCTTGCCGGCCGCGGCCCCGGCCCTGGCCGCCGTCGGACGTGCTGCGGTGCCGGTGCCGGTGGCCGTGCCGGTGGCGGCATTCGCCCCGCCCACGCCCCCGGAGAACACCACGGCCAGTGCCGCGGCCGAAACCACCACACCGCCCCTCAGCCGCCGCCCGCACCCCGCCCGCGCCCGGCCTCCCGTACGGGACCCTGCTCCCGTACGCCGGCCACGTAACGTCCACTGCCCGCGTAACGTCCATTGCCCGCGTAACGCCCGCCGCCCACGTCTCGCACGCACCATGGGGCCTCCCCTCCGGTCTGCTGTTACCGCGGGTTGTACGCGGAGGCAGCCGACAGCGGAACACCCGGAACGGAATTGGCCGGAACCGGCACCGGGCAGCGCACCGGGCCCCCGGACGCCAACTCCCTTACGCACGGCGGCAATCGGCGACCGGCCGGGGCGGCAACCGGCTGGGGCGGCACCCAGCGGCCGGCCGGGTCAGCGCCCGGCGATCGGCCGCGGCACCTCAGGCCGGACCGGGCCGGCCCGACGCCTCAGGCGTCGAGAACCTGCCCCTCACGCCGCACCACCGGCGGCTCCACGCTCCACGGGAAGTTGATCCAGTCGTCCGTGCGCTTCCACACGTACTCGCACTTCACCAGCGACTGCGACTTCTCATAGATCACCGCGCTGCGGACCTCCGCCACGGTCCCCTGGCAGAAGTCGTGCACCAGCTTCAGCGTCTTACCGGTGTCGGCGACGTCATCGGCGATCAGCACCTTCTTCTCCGAGAAGTCGATCGCGTTCGGCACCGGCGCCAGCATGACCGGCATCTCCAGCGTGGTCCCCACCCCGGTGTAGAACTCCACATTCACCAGGTGGATGTTCTTGCAGTCCAGCGCGTACGCCAGACCGCCCGCGACAAAGACCCCGCCACGGGCGATCGACAGCACGACATCGGGCTCGTACCCGTCATCGGCGATCGTCTGCGCCAGCTCGCGGATCGCCCCACCGAACCGCTCGTACGTCAGGTTCTCCCGCACGTCACTCACGTATCTCTCTCAGACCTTCTGTGTGCACACCCTCTGCCACGCGCCCGCCCTGTCGGGCGCGCCCCCCACACCGGAGCGGCTGTGTCATACCTGCGTCCGGTGAAAGTTCCTGAACGACCGGGACGGCGTCGGACCGCGCTGCCCCTGGTAGCGGGAGCCGTACTTCTCACTGCCGTACGGGTGCTCGGCCGGCGAGGTCAGCCGGAACATACACAGCTGCCCGATCTTCATCCCCGGCCACAGCTTGATCGGCAGCGTGGCGACATTGCTCAGCTCCAGCGTCACGTGCCCGCTGAACCCCGGGTCGATGAATCCGGCGGTCGAATGCGTCAGCAGCCCCAGCCGCCCCAGCGAGCTCTTGCCCTCGAGCCGGGAGGCCAGGTCGTCGGGCAGCGTGATGACCTCGTACGTCGAGGCCAGCACGAACTCACCCGGGTGCAGGATGAACGCCTCATCGCCCTCGGGCACGACCTCTCGTGTCAGGTCGGTCTGCTCGATGGCGGGGTCGATGTGCGGATAGCGGTGATTCTCGAACACCCGGAAATAGCGGTCGAGCCGCACGTCGATGCTGGACGGCTGCACCATCGACTCTTCATAGGGGTCGATGCGCACCCGACCAGCGTCGATCTCGGCCCGGATGTCCTTGTCTGAGAGAAGCACGCAGACGAGGATACGCGCCCGCCCGGCCGCCCTCGCACGACGAGGGCCCGGCTCCCCACCTGGGAAGCCGGGCCCTGCCCACTCCTCGTCGCGCTTGCTCTGCCGCCGCCCCGCTCACGGGGGCGGCGCAGCTCTGCCTGTCTCCTTGATCGCTACCGCTTGGCGTGCTCGACGGGCACCGCGTGCCGCAGCCGCGCACAGCGCGGGCAGCGCAACAGCCGTCCGGGACCGAGCCGGTCGGTGGTCTGCATCGGGAACGAAGCGGTGCTGAACACGTGGCCCTCGGCACAACGTACGACGGTGCGCTCCATCAAGTCCCTCTCCCAACTGCGTGGACAACAAAAGCCACATTAGGGGATGAACTGGGCGCCCTCACACGCGGCACTCCGAGCCCCCACCGTACGCCCCAACTCCCGCACCGAGCACCCGCATCCCACCCAGGAACCCCCCACCCCCGCACCCACCCCACCACCCCCAAAACCCCCACCGAACACCCGGCGCAAGCCCCCACCCACCACGTCCGGGCACGCCAAATGCACCGCGAGGCGGCAATGGGGTAGAGTGTGCGACGATGTTCCGCCCTCGATCCGAGGCGGAATTGCGCGGGTGTAGTTTAATGGTAGAACATGAGCTTCCCAAGCTCAGAGCGCGGGTTCGATTCCCGTCACCCGCTCCATAGTTGAGGCCCAGGTCAGCGACCTGGGCCTTGTTTGTTGTCTAGACCGGGCTAAGCGTCGCGCACCAGATCCGCACCAGAAGGCTCGCCAGGAGGCTTCTTGCGGGCCTTGCTGCGAGCGGCCCGCACCAGGTCGTCCAGCCCGCTCGCGACTTCCTGTTGCCGCTCCAGATCCGAGTGCTGGTAGATCAGCGCTGCCTTCTCCGACGACTGGCCGGCGCGGACCATCGTGTCCTTGAGCGTCGCCCCGGACCGCGTCGCCAGGGTGTGACCGGTGTGACGAAGGTCGTAGAAGCGGAAGCCCTCCGGCATGCCGACGATCGCCCGCGCCTTGCGCCATTTCCGCCCGAAGGTGGACCGCCGGAACGGCTTGCCCTTCTCCCCCACGAACAGCAGTCCGTCCGGGTCCTTCTCCGCGTACCAGTCGAGGTGCCGGCGGAGGTCGGTCCGAAGGAAGGCCGGAAGGACCACAAGTCGTTTGCCCGCGTCCGACTTGGTGTCGCCAGGCGCACGACGACCGGTCGTCAGCTCGGGGGCGGCCATGCGGACGCGAATGGTCATCTCGTCCAGGTCCACGTCCTTGCGGCGCAGCTCGGCCTGTTCCTCGGGCCGCATGGGACCGTACGCGCCGAGGAAGACCATCAGCCGCCAGCGAGGACCGAGGGCGTTGGCGAGCGCGTCGACCTGGTCGACGGTGGCGATCTGGCGTTCGGCGGAGGACTCCTTGCCGGCGCCCCTGATGCGGCAGGGGTTGCGGCGGATCAGCTCATCGTCGACCGCGGTTTCCAAGATGGCCTTGAGCAGCCGGTAGGACTTGGCGACGGTCGTAGCCGCACTCGTGGACGCCAGCCGCTCGGTACGCCACGTACGGACGCGTGGAGCCGTGATCTCGTCGAGGTCCAGGCCCTCGAAGGTGGGCAGGATGTGCAGGCGCAGAAGCCGCCGGTACAGCTCGTCCGTGGTGGCGGCGAGGCCGCGCTCGTCCACCCACTGGAGCGCGTACTCCTTGAAGTTCACCGCCCCGGCGTCCGGGTCCTGCCAGTTCCCACGCGTGAGATCGGCCTCGATCTGTGAGAGCCAGACTTCGGCGTCCTTCTTGGTCTCGAATGTCTCCGGTGCGCGGAACTCCTGGCCGTCCGGCCCCAGGTAGCTCGCGGTCCAGCGACCGGACCTGTACTGGCGCACCGAGCCGAAGCGCCGACGGCTGCCCTTCGCGTTCCCCATCAGGCGGCCCTCCCGAGACGTGAGCGGCGACGGATGGGCTGAACGGTGTGTCCCTCGAGTACGCCGCCAAGGCGCTTTCCTTGATGCGCACGTGGCTGCCGACCTTGACGAAGGCGATCCGGCGTTCGGCGATGAGGCGGCGCGGGAAGCGGGCGGTGGTGCCAAGGCGTTCGGCGGCTTGGTCGACCGTGAGCAGGGAGTCCGTCACGATCGCTCTCCTTCCTGAGCAAGGGCTTCTCGGGCGGTGTCGCGGTTGGTCTGGATGTCGCGGGCGATGGTGGCGGCGAGGGCGGATTCGCCGGGGGTGTGGCCGTGGCCGGCGTACTGCCAGTCGTTCAGGACCAGGACGGTGCCCGGCTCCGGGGGTTCGAGGCCGAGGGCTTCGCGTTCTTGGGCGGCGCGGAAGTCGGCGCGGGCCGCGCGCAGCGCGCCGAGGGTGACCGAGTAGCGGCGGGACTTGGAGGAGAAGTGGCCGCGGAAGCCGAGCATGTGAGCCCAGGCCCAGAGGCGACGGTCCGGATAGAGCGGATCCAGGGTTTTGCACGCGGTGATCAGACGGCGGGTGTGTTCGGGGACCTGGTGGCGGTCCAGCTCGGTGAGTTCGCCGATGCGGCGGTCGAGGGTGCCGGTGGTCTCGGCGGCTTTGGTCGCATACTTCGCGACGTAGGAGGCAACGGCCTGTTCGGTGATGTCGGAGCCGTCGCCGAATGCCTTGACCGGCAGGACGTCCAGTTGCGTGCCCCAGCGGAAGGTCCGGGTGGGCTGGTCCCCGGCGGCCGGGGCCGTGACCGAGGTGTAGGAGTGCGTGGCGGCGGCACGGATCGCGTCGGTCAGTAGGTCGACGCTCGCCCAGGACGGCGGCGGTGTTCCGGGGCCGTCCGGTCCGTCGATGCGGATCACCGCGTGGAAGTGGAGGGCGCCGCGCTTCTGGAACTCGGCGACCTTGCCGTAGGAGAGGCGGGCCGATTCCTTGAGGTCGCGTTGGGTGAGGCCGGCGCGGGCGGCCAGTTCGCGGCGGAGTCGGGTGGTGAAGCGTTGCCAGAGGTCGCCCGCGTGGTTGTTGAACAGGACGGCGGCGGCGTAGTCGTACCTCTCGGAGTCCAGGGCGGTGCCGAGCATCGGATCGTCGGTGTAGTGCTGGGTGCCGCAACGGCAGACACCTCGGTCGGGCCGGTTGTGCACGGGGCCGAAGGAGGGCGCGGTGAGGGTGGTGAAGACGCGGGGGTGGTCCCGGACGGCGGCGGGGATGTCGCGGCGGTCGTCTCCGGCCAGGCCGGCGCGGATGAGGCGGTAGGTGTCGCCGGCGTAGGTCCATGCGCAGGCGGGGCAGCGGGAGGCGCGGCGGTTGCCGCAGGCGAGGCGGAGGCGTCCGCCGGGTTCGGTAGCGGTCGAGTAGTGGTGCAGGGTCTCGCCCGACGTGCGGTCCTTGGTGAGGGTCCAGCCGGTGAGGTGGATCGGGTCGGAGCAGCCGCCGGTGCGGTGGATCTGGTCTGCCCAGCGGTCGTAGTCGGGGGCCGAAGCCACCCTCAGCAGGTCGCCGAGGGTGGTCGGGTCGAGGAGCGCGTCAGGCAGGGGCGACCTCCCGCGTACGCGGGTGTGGTCGGTCATGATGGGGGTTCCTTCCGGATCTGTGGTTCGGGCAGGAGCACGGCTCCCGGGCGGCGGAGACTTGGCGGTTGAGGCCGCCCGGGAGCCGGTCAGCGGTGCGTGCGCCCGGATGCGAGCAGCGAGCGGAGGACGACCGCGCAGACGGCGACGGACACCCCGCTGATGGCGACCGCCAGGAGCATCGAGACCAGGACGGCGCCGACGATCAGGACCACGGCCGTGCCGCCGCCGACGAGGGCGACCGCGGTACCGGGCGTGAGTTGAACCGCGGGGCGGGGCGAGGGTTGGGCGACCGGGGCCGGTGGCGGGGTGTGCCGCACGGTGGCGGTCGGTTCGATGGAGTACGGGATGACGAGTCCGGTGGGCGTCGGGTTGGTCGGGACCTTGGGGCGGAACATGGTGGATCTCCTTTCTGCGGGCGTTACTTGACGACCGTGTCGATGGCGGAGGCCAGGAAGCTGTCGGCGAGGAGGAAGCCGCCGAGGAGGAACACGGCCACGAGCCACCAGGGCGGGCGGATGAGCTTGATGCCGAGGTAGCCGACGGCAATCAGGGCGAGCCAGAGCGGTACGTGCACGTTGGTCTCCTCAGCCGGTCAGCGGACGGTGCAGCGGTGGGTGCGGGCGGCGAGCTGGGCGGCCGAGCGGCTGGAGAAGTCGGCGGACCAGCCGCAGCGGTCGGCAGTGCAGACGGCGGCGTGCTTGGTGCGTCCGTAGCGGTCGCGGTAGGTGCCGATCTGTACGGGGCCGATTCGCATGACGGAGTGGAAGTGGTCGCGGGCGGGCATGGTGGTTCTCCTTGCTGGTCAGGTGAGTTGGGCGGCGATGGGGTCGGCGAGCTGAAGCGGGACGCCGAGGCGGGCCCGCAGGGTGTCGGTGTCGATCTGGTCTCCGGTCCGGGCGTGGTGCTCGTCGGCGACCTTGCGGGCGTGGGCGACGAGCGCGGCCGGAACGGGCGCAGGTGCGGGCGCCGGCCGGGGCGGTTCGGCAGGTGGTTCAGCCGCAGGAAGGTCTGCGATGTCCAACTCAGGCGAGCTGTCCGCAGGTTCAGCGACAGCGACCGGAGCGGGGTCGGGTGCCGGAGCCAGATCAGCCGGCGGGGCGAGATCGGCAGCTTCAGCTGCACTCCGCGTATGGGCCAGCAGGGTCCCGCCGAGAAAGGCGAGTGCCGGCCATCCGGCGATGCCGAAGCGGAGCCAGGCGGGCGGGTGCCGGAGGTCGAGGAATCCGGCGGTCGCGACGTTGGCGCCGAGCGAGGCCACCAGAGCGATCACGAACCAGCACCAGGCGAGCCGGGACGAGCCGTCGTTGCGGAGTCGCCGCCAGGCCGCGACCAGCAGCAGGTCGACGCTGATCGGGTAGGCCCATGCCTTCCAGCCGTCCTGTCCGGCAGCGGCGGCCAGGTCGTGGAGGTGGGCGAAGGAAAGAGCTCCGGCGATGACGGCTTGTACGAGAACGGGGTCCGGGCGAATGCGTCCCATGACGGTTCTCCTTCCGGGATCTGGCATGGAGGGGGTAGGGACCTGGCGCGTCGAGGTGGCGCCGACCGTGGAGCGGGAGGGTCAGGCAGTCGTGGTGGACGCCTTGGTGAGCGATACGGCGGTGGAGGCCGGAGAGGCGACGGCAGGCCGGAAGGGCGCGAGCGCGGGCAGGTCCGGTGTGCGGTCGGCGTACTTGTTGCAGAGGTTCACTGCTTCGCGCAGCGAGGTGTGCGGGGCCCGGATGCGGGACCAGCCGCCAGTCGAGTCACCGACGATGGCGATGCCGGGGGCGTCTGCGGGTATCTGGATGGCGGCCAGTACGGCGTCCGGGGAGATGTCGCCGAAGGCCATGTTGGCGCTGGCCTCGTCGTTGACCCGGTGCGCGGTCCGGCCGGTGAGCTGGGCCCGGAGCATGGTGATGCCCTTGCCGAGTTCGGAGCCGAAGCGCTGGCCGCAGATCTCCAGATAGATGCCGGCGGCGCGGCCAAGCTGGGCGAGGCGGACGAGCGCGGTGATGATCCGGTCCCGGCGCCTCTCCTCCTCCTTGGAGGCGAAGAGCGCGAGTTCGGCCACCTCGTCCACCAGGACCACGACGGGCGTGGGACGCAGGTCATCAGCCAGATCCCAGATGTCGGCGGCGATCTCCGCGTCCGGGATGTTCACGCTGATGCGCT
This portion of the Streptomyces sp. 2114.4 genome encodes:
- a CDS encoding SpdD-like protein; translated protein: MFRPKVPTNPTPTGLVIPYSIEPTATVRHTPPPAPVAQPSPRPAVQLTPGTAVALVGGGTAVVLIVGAVLVSMLLAVAISGVSVAVCAVVLRSLLASGRTHR
- the repSA gene encoding replication initiator protein RepSA; the encoded protein is MTDHTRVRGRSPLPDALLDPTTLGDLLRVASAPDYDRWADQIHRTGGCSDPIHLTGWTLTKDRTSGETLHHYSTATEPGGRLRLACGNRRASRCPACAWTYAGDTYRLIRAGLAGDDRRDIPAAVRDHPRVFTTLTAPSFGPVHNRPDRGVCRCGTQHYTDDPMLGTALDSERYDYAAAVLFNNHAGDLWQRFTTRLRRELAARAGLTQRDLKESARLSYGKVAEFQKRGALHFHAVIRIDGPDGPGTPPPSWASVDLLTDAIRAAATHSYTSVTAPAAGDQPTRTFRWGTQLDVLPVKAFGDGSDITEQAVASYVAKYATKAAETTGTLDRRIGELTELDRHQVPEHTRRLITACKTLDPLYPDRRLWAWAHMLGFRGHFSSKSRRYSVTLGALRAARADFRAAQEREALGLEPPEPGTVLVLNDWQYAGHGHTPGESALAATIARDIQTNRDTAREALAQEGERS
- a CDS encoding tyrosine-type recombinase/integrase, whose translation is MGNAKGSRRRFGSVRQYRSGRWTASYLGPDGQEFRAPETFETKKDAEVWLSQIEADLTRGNWQDPDAGAVNFKEYALQWVDERGLAATTDELYRRLLRLHILPTFEGLDLDEITAPRVRTWRTERLASTSAATTVAKSYRLLKAILETAVDDELIRRNPCRIRGAGKESSAERQIATVDQVDALANALGPRWRLMVFLGAYGPMRPEEQAELRRKDVDLDEMTIRVRMAAPELTTGRRAPGDTKSDAGKRLVVLPAFLRTDLRRHLDWYAEKDPDGLLFVGEKGKPFRRSTFGRKWRKARAIVGMPEGFRFYDLRHTGHTLATRSGATLKDTMVRAGQSSEKAALIYQHSDLERQQEVASGLDDLVRAARSKARKKPPGEPSGADLVRDA
- a CDS encoding Yip1 family protein, which produces MGRGRDTRPAQNGQQGHQGQQAPYGQQAPYGQQPPPPHGQWQQQAPQQYGGPQGQPQPHGRHDEPEYFGDGGYQPPQQAYAPYTNDNNPGHTQQFSVGDAPDAYGPPQGGYDNGADGGYADGGTYRAGQTTAPPAGPRLHWKQLLSGIVLRPDATFWQMRDHAVWAPALIVAFVYGLLAVFGFDKAREDVLNATLSNSIPWVAITALMFIVGSLILGAVTHTLARQLGGDGPWQPTIGLAMLIMAISDAPRLLFAMFLGGDSTLVQVLGWLTWLAGGYLLTSMVSKTHDLPWPKALGASSIQLVALLALLKLGTL
- the dcd gene encoding dCTP deaminase; the encoded protein is MLLSDKDIRAEIDAGRVRIDPYEESMVQPSSIDVRLDRYFRVFENHRYPHIDPAIEQTDLTREVVPEGDEAFILHPGEFVLASTYEVITLPDDLASRLEGKSSLGRLGLLTHSTAGFIDPGFSGHVTLELSNVATLPIKLWPGMKIGQLCMFRLTSPAEHPYGSEKYGSRYQGQRGPTPSRSFRNFHRTQV
- a CDS encoding GNAT family N-acetyltransferase → MNTDTGRDTADDPGAWARPAPGETPAAPPVTVRLALPTDAPAIAAVHQASRQATMPYLPPQRRTHDEVTRWIREIVLPQCHTFVATRGPELLGYAAVQGDLLDQLYLRPDVRRRGIGTLLLDAARRHRPGGLYLHVFQLNTDARAFYAHHGFRVVSADDGSANMENLPDLTLRWTPVPRPRFPRVNP
- a CDS encoding VCBS repeat-containing protein; its protein translation is MRRRIATAAGLGLALLLGSCGLLSPSGDPHRTAPHRASSLPAARPVPAGRGSQAAADFNGDGHPDLVLDSLLAPARGRDDDPGIGILYGSAHGLAPATRELLTPARNAARTGPAVPAAFDAETVCDLDRDGFSDLVVTTDPPYDGVGRPPVPVQLLFGSPRGLGVARAVRLRIPDRARFGNEWPGRPVCGDFDGDGANDLAVTASGPRISYLKGPFTRTGAPAAAGAPLPVPGTALAAAGPLTPAADIDHDGADDLLVRSAAPGRRARSRLALGGPKGPLKAGPAAYPPGYATAFGRFAGAGRGVTSVTADTGGELSVGGRPGRIRTDTGGVPTLAAADVDHDGHPDLVIGGTRPALLSGTATGLSATVRRLPVPRLPGAGRPYSTVLALTDFDGDHRADLVLFTRRGRTHDRVTVLPGGPSGLTARPVLSFTTADFTAS
- a CDS encoding mobile element transfer protein translates to MPARDHFHSVMRIGPVQIGTYRDRYGRTKHAAVCTADRCGWSADFSSRSAAQLAARTHRCTVR
- a CDS encoding DUF2637 domain-containing protein gives rise to the protein MGRIRPDPVLVQAVIAGALSFAHLHDLAAAAGQDGWKAWAYPISVDLLLVAAWRRLRNDGSSRLAWCWFVIALVASLGANVATAGFLDLRHPPAWLRFGIAGWPALAFLGGTLLAHTRSAAEAADLAPPADLAPAPDPAPVAVAEPADSSPELDIADLPAAEPPAEPPRPAPAPAPVPAALVAHARKVADEHHARTGDQIDTDTLRARLGVPLQLADPIAAQLT
- a CDS encoding phosphoribosyltransferase codes for the protein MSDVRENLTYERFGGAIRELAQTIADDGYEPDVVLSIARGGVFVAGGLAYALDCKNIHLVNVEFYTGVGTTLEMPVMLAPVPNAIDFSEKKVLIADDVADTGKTLKLVHDFCQGTVAEVRSAVIYEKSQSLVKCEYVWKRTDDWINFPWSVEPPVVRREGQVLDA
- a CDS encoding ricin-type beta-trefoil lectin domain protein; its protein translation is MVVSAAALAVVFSGGVGGANAATGTATGTGTAARPTAARAGAAAGKPLAPELEKVRAREAARLYGDPAVRPLGERKTSLISLGDSEISGEGVGTYEPGTDGPANWCHRSPDAAIHRTGIAADVTYNAACSGAGTGNIVLGGSKQYADELVQSDALAVAARNTRLKMVLLVAGANDDLQFGPVMTDCVVRWFTLQGTCEPKYQPGWQARVDGLVPKVERTVGDLRTVMRDAGYADGDYRLVVMSYPSPIGPDVEDNPHYPGKLPGGCTGYTSDAGWGRNTAVPAFERGMRRAALNAGATYLDASRLFHGHEVCMEDTWARGLYVNLTNPIPPDSNSVRQSFHPNARGHGAFASCLTQLYAAKLREASCADSASTGQPTLYAGAWDERYRPLRNAGTGSCVDATGGSSRNGTAVVGWDCHGQRNQDWWYDGEQRSVHVGLTQDRCLDVPGAQYRAGAGLVLWNCSGAANQQFVRDGGGTIRPAAAPSLCLTLGAAKEALRLQGCDGSAGQRFVQGD